In Crassostrea angulata isolate pt1a10 chromosome 6, ASM2561291v2, whole genome shotgun sequence, a genomic segment contains:
- the LOC128189850 gene encoding toll-like receptor 6 isoform X1: MMVMALNNANASWILAVIVVVFNTKCSSVNLCPNTPCLCTNTTTDCSDRNLESLHHLENQLPITTTNLILSGNTFTNIRTAFLKPIESLKIERLSLSRCQVKYISPEAFLSVPNIRQLDLSKNNISYKNTRLVLEKLNSSCIEALNISDVKQAPSTLPVNAFESLERNSSLNSLQLQNWNLVNVSGFSFQNLNNLRTLDLSNNKILAMNMEGLHNVSRLNLTLNELSGIPNMCDAKNKSLVPRLKKMWLAINHISDSLEFYRQGHCLPELKYLNLSFNAISIIKSNAFSTIRSLEKLRLENMLTYDLLIEEEAFRSMSLTALFFGSPKRVTKELLRYKTIFKNCPNLRTLDMSNFDFSNFDKEDFYKMLLPLQDLRELMLRHCSLNFAPFISHLPHLKSLNLNGNFIRHIHQDLFENNSVISEIILRKNQLTSLREESFTDEIWNNPNLSIDVSFNPFACDCDLEWFIKWSKRNRKHVQKYKDNQCDSPKEWKSRFIGDNLHSLEMKCHVLNRTIVIGATIGSFVFVFLFIFVLIRKFRWDILYYIHNCTHGRRRGYQRLVDRGTKEYDGFVAYNTHDRKWIMSELVDILEKKENYKLCLHERNFLPIGSHVDNIFDNIESSCKLILVLSNNFMEDQWCQFETIIANHQLADGNKDNILLILLNDIDSKHFTIALKTLLKEAESVEWTTNANGNKLFWKRLVLFMRK, encoded by the exons ATGATG GTTATGGCTTTAAATAATGCAAATGCGTCATGGATACTAGCAGTGATTGTCGTCGTTTTCAACACCAAATGTTCCTCAGTCAACCTTTGTCCCAATACACCTTGTTTGTGCACAAATACAACTACCGACTGTTCTGACAGGAACTTGGAGTCTTTGCATCATCTCGAAAATCAGCTTCCAATAACAACTACAAATTTAATCCTGTCGGGAAACACTTTTACGAATATCAGGACAGCCTTTTTAAAACCCATCGAGTCACTGAAAATAGAGAGGTTAAGTCTTAGCAGATGCCAAGTGAAATATATATCACCTGAGGCTTTCCTTTCTGTCCCAAATATCAGACAGCTTGATCTCTctaaaaataacatttcttACAAAAATACTCGTCTGGTTTTAGAGAAGTTGAACAGCTCATGTATAGAAGCCCTAAACATATCGGACGTCAAACAAGCACCGTCTACACTTCCTGTAAATGCGTTCGAGAGTTTAGAAAGAAACAGTTCTCTCAATTCTCTCCAACTCCAAAACTGGAACTTGGTCAATGTTAGTGGATTCTCTTTCCAGAATCTCAACAATTTACGTACTTTAGATTTAAGTAATAACAAGATACTTGCAATGAATATGGAGGGACTTCACAACGTCTCCCGTTTGAACCTAACGTTAAACGAACTTTCCGGCATTCCAAATATGTGTGATGCAAAAAACAAATCGTTAGTTCCAAGACTAAAGAAAATGTGGCTAGCAATAAATCACATTTCAGACTCGCTTGAATTCTATCGCCAAGGTCATTGTTTACCAGagttaaaatatctaaatttatcTTTCAATGCCATCAGTATCATTAAAAGTAATGCTTTTTCAACAATAAGAAGTCTGGAGAAATTACGATTAGAAAATATGTTAACTTACGATCTGTTGATTGAAGAGGAGGCTTTTCGGTCAATGTCTCTCACTGCATTGTTCTTTGGCAGTCCAAAACGAGTTACAAAAGAATTGCTGCgatataaaactattttcaaaaattgtccAAATCTTCGAACATTAGATATGTCGAATTTTgacttttcaaattttgacaaggaagatttttataaaatgttactACCTCTGCAAGATCTTCGAGAACTTATGTTACGGCATTGTTCCTTAAACTTTGCTCCATTTATTTCGCATCTTCCCCATCTCAAGTCTCTGAATTTAAATGGAAATTTTATACGTCATATTCATCAGgatttgtttgaaaacaattcagTCATCAGTGAAATAATTCTTCGTAAAAATCAACTCACCTCTTTGCGAGAGGAATCATTTACAGATGAAATCTGGAATAACCCAAATCTTTCCATAGACGTCTCGTTTAACCCTTTTGCCTGCGATTGCGACCTTGAATGGTTCATTAAGTGGTctaaaagaaatagaaaacaCGTTCAAAAGTACAAAGATAACCAATGCGATTCACCAAAAGAATGGAAAAGTAGATTTATTGGAGATAATTTGCATTCCCTAGAAATGAAATGTCATGTGTTGAATCGTACTATTGTTATAGGCGCGACGATTGGGTCATTTgtgtttgttttcttgtttattttcgTACTTATTAGAAAATTCCGATGggacatattatattatatacataacTGTACCCATGGAAGACGAAGGGGATATCAGAGACTTGTGGACAGAGGTACTAAAGAATATGATGGTTTTGTTGCATATAATACGCATGACCGAAAGTGGATAATGTCAGAGCTCGTCGACATTTtggagaaaaaagaaaactacaAGTTGTGTCTTCACGAAAGAAACTTTCTACCGATAGGTTCTCATGTGGATAATATTTTTGACAACATAGAATCTAGTTGTAAGCTTATTTTAGTTCTTTCGAATAATTTCATGGAAGATCAGTGGTGTCAATTTGAAACTATAATAGCAAACCACCAATTAGCCGATGGAAATAAAGACAACATTCTTCTCATTCTTTTGAATGATATAGATTCCAAACATTTCACAATAGCTCTTAAAACATTGTTAAAAGAAGCTGAAAGTGTCGAATGGACTACAAATGCTAACGGGAACAAATTATTTTGGAAGAGACTGGTATTATTCATGCGTAAATGA
- the LOC128189850 gene encoding toll-like receptor 6 isoform X2 — MALNNANASWILAVIVVVFNTKCSSVNLCPNTPCLCTNTTTDCSDRNLESLHHLENQLPITTTNLILSGNTFTNIRTAFLKPIESLKIERLSLSRCQVKYISPEAFLSVPNIRQLDLSKNNISYKNTRLVLEKLNSSCIEALNISDVKQAPSTLPVNAFESLERNSSLNSLQLQNWNLVNVSGFSFQNLNNLRTLDLSNNKILAMNMEGLHNVSRLNLTLNELSGIPNMCDAKNKSLVPRLKKMWLAINHISDSLEFYRQGHCLPELKYLNLSFNAISIIKSNAFSTIRSLEKLRLENMLTYDLLIEEEAFRSMSLTALFFGSPKRVTKELLRYKTIFKNCPNLRTLDMSNFDFSNFDKEDFYKMLLPLQDLRELMLRHCSLNFAPFISHLPHLKSLNLNGNFIRHIHQDLFENNSVISEIILRKNQLTSLREESFTDEIWNNPNLSIDVSFNPFACDCDLEWFIKWSKRNRKHVQKYKDNQCDSPKEWKSRFIGDNLHSLEMKCHVLNRTIVIGATIGSFVFVFLFIFVLIRKFRWDILYYIHNCTHGRRRGYQRLVDRGTKEYDGFVAYNTHDRKWIMSELVDILEKKENYKLCLHERNFLPIGSHVDNIFDNIESSCKLILVLSNNFMEDQWCQFETIIANHQLADGNKDNILLILLNDIDSKHFTIALKTLLKEAESVEWTTNANGNKLFWKRLVLFMRK, encoded by the coding sequence ATGGCTTTAAATAATGCAAATGCGTCATGGATACTAGCAGTGATTGTCGTCGTTTTCAACACCAAATGTTCCTCAGTCAACCTTTGTCCCAATACACCTTGTTTGTGCACAAATACAACTACCGACTGTTCTGACAGGAACTTGGAGTCTTTGCATCATCTCGAAAATCAGCTTCCAATAACAACTACAAATTTAATCCTGTCGGGAAACACTTTTACGAATATCAGGACAGCCTTTTTAAAACCCATCGAGTCACTGAAAATAGAGAGGTTAAGTCTTAGCAGATGCCAAGTGAAATATATATCACCTGAGGCTTTCCTTTCTGTCCCAAATATCAGACAGCTTGATCTCTctaaaaataacatttcttACAAAAATACTCGTCTGGTTTTAGAGAAGTTGAACAGCTCATGTATAGAAGCCCTAAACATATCGGACGTCAAACAAGCACCGTCTACACTTCCTGTAAATGCGTTCGAGAGTTTAGAAAGAAACAGTTCTCTCAATTCTCTCCAACTCCAAAACTGGAACTTGGTCAATGTTAGTGGATTCTCTTTCCAGAATCTCAACAATTTACGTACTTTAGATTTAAGTAATAACAAGATACTTGCAATGAATATGGAGGGACTTCACAACGTCTCCCGTTTGAACCTAACGTTAAACGAACTTTCCGGCATTCCAAATATGTGTGATGCAAAAAACAAATCGTTAGTTCCAAGACTAAAGAAAATGTGGCTAGCAATAAATCACATTTCAGACTCGCTTGAATTCTATCGCCAAGGTCATTGTTTACCAGagttaaaatatctaaatttatcTTTCAATGCCATCAGTATCATTAAAAGTAATGCTTTTTCAACAATAAGAAGTCTGGAGAAATTACGATTAGAAAATATGTTAACTTACGATCTGTTGATTGAAGAGGAGGCTTTTCGGTCAATGTCTCTCACTGCATTGTTCTTTGGCAGTCCAAAACGAGTTACAAAAGAATTGCTGCgatataaaactattttcaaaaattgtccAAATCTTCGAACATTAGATATGTCGAATTTTgacttttcaaattttgacaaggaagatttttataaaatgttactACCTCTGCAAGATCTTCGAGAACTTATGTTACGGCATTGTTCCTTAAACTTTGCTCCATTTATTTCGCATCTTCCCCATCTCAAGTCTCTGAATTTAAATGGAAATTTTATACGTCATATTCATCAGgatttgtttgaaaacaattcagTCATCAGTGAAATAATTCTTCGTAAAAATCAACTCACCTCTTTGCGAGAGGAATCATTTACAGATGAAATCTGGAATAACCCAAATCTTTCCATAGACGTCTCGTTTAACCCTTTTGCCTGCGATTGCGACCTTGAATGGTTCATTAAGTGGTctaaaagaaatagaaaacaCGTTCAAAAGTACAAAGATAACCAATGCGATTCACCAAAAGAATGGAAAAGTAGATTTATTGGAGATAATTTGCATTCCCTAGAAATGAAATGTCATGTGTTGAATCGTACTATTGTTATAGGCGCGACGATTGGGTCATTTgtgtttgttttcttgtttattttcgTACTTATTAGAAAATTCCGATGggacatattatattatatacataacTGTACCCATGGAAGACGAAGGGGATATCAGAGACTTGTGGACAGAGGTACTAAAGAATATGATGGTTTTGTTGCATATAATACGCATGACCGAAAGTGGATAATGTCAGAGCTCGTCGACATTTtggagaaaaaagaaaactacaAGTTGTGTCTTCACGAAAGAAACTTTCTACCGATAGGTTCTCATGTGGATAATATTTTTGACAACATAGAATCTAGTTGTAAGCTTATTTTAGTTCTTTCGAATAATTTCATGGAAGATCAGTGGTGTCAATTTGAAACTATAATAGCAAACCACCAATTAGCCGATGGAAATAAAGACAACATTCTTCTCATTCTTTTGAATGATATAGATTCCAAACATTTCACAATAGCTCTTAAAACATTGTTAAAAGAAGCTGAAAGTGTCGAATGGACTACAAATGCTAACGGGAACAAATTATTTTGGAAGAGACTGGTATTATTCATGCGTAAATGA
- the LOC128189853 gene encoding uncharacterized protein LOC128189853, whose product MKKMLHISTYLDFFLLILCSPSVDCWDVYESSLDFHGLSVRKNDLWSVVTADDMGMCAKTCKLNKDCLSFTYNWITRNCRGHPEIFDRQTGSFDEDLGSQYYYSITYSPTPPTTPIPSTTTTKKGGGPQKEARGGEQVTQETTSTIGGGQVTQETTTTTVGGQVTLETTTTGGGYVTQETTTTSGGQVTP is encoded by the exons ATGAAGAAAATGCTGCACATTTCCACTTATCTGGacttttttctgttgattttaTGCAGTCCGTCTG TTGACTGCTGGGATGTTTACGAGTCCTCTCTTGACTTTCACGGTTTGTCTGTCCGTAAAAATGACCTGTGGTCTGTGGTCACCGCTGATGACATGGGAATGTGTGCCAAGACGTGTAAACTGAACAAAGACTGTTTGTCATTCACTTACAACTGGATAACCAGGAATTGCCGG GGCCATCCTGAGATTTTCGACCGTCAAACAGGATCTTTCGACGAAGATTTAGGATCACAGTATTACTACAGCATAA CGTACAGTCCAACACCGCCAACAACACCCATACCATCCACCACAACGACAAAGAAAGGAGGGGGTCCTCAAAAAGAGGCTCGTGGCGGCGAACAAGTTACTCAGGAAACCACTTCTACCATTGGTGGCGGACAGGTCACCCAAGAAACCACTACTACCACTGTTGGCGGCCAGGTTACCCTGGAAACCACTACCACCGGTGGAGGATATGTCACCCAAGAAACCACTACCACTAGTGGCGGACAGGTCACTCCATGA